Proteins from a single region of Nitrosarchaeum sp.:
- the lysW/argW gene encoding alpha-aminoadipate/glutamate carrier protein LysW — MSKCEECDADISIPKDAMEGEIVTCPECGASFELAKGSEGFQLKPAQSVGEDWGQ; from the coding sequence ATGTCAAAATGTGAAGAATGTGATGCAGACATTTCCATTCCAAAAGATGCCATGGAAGGAGAAATTGTAACATGTCCGGAATGCGGTGCAAGTTTTGAATTAGCAAAAGGCTCAGAAGGTTTCCAATTAAAGCCTGCCCAATCGGTTGGCGAGGATTGGGGGCAGTGA
- the dph5 gene encoding diphthine synthase produces MLWFVGLGISGSKSIPVEALEVLSKADIIYLEQFTSPIGKSDLLKIKKMTRGEIREGKRWLVEDGTEILKHAKSKKVVLLSYGDPYIATTHIELRTRAIQEKIKTYSIHASSSLTSMIGECGLHFYKVGRIATIMSEMKSLTTPYYVIYKNIIEGNHTILLLEYNQDKDFFMDPKDALAGLIETEKGQKRNVINLSTYAIVASRIGFKDQSIISGKISSLKKIDFGKPPHTIIITGRLHFTESDALKILGRCLDEPKDNSEETKKISIQMMKKYVPMVREALEEITLYYKDQKEFKVILENAELYIQDAEKFLEEGQDEVAILSIGYADGLVDALRLAKGLEPKM; encoded by the coding sequence ATGCTTTGGTTTGTAGGTTTAGGAATTTCAGGTTCCAAATCAATTCCTGTTGAAGCTCTAGAAGTGTTATCAAAAGCAGACATCATTTACCTTGAACAATTTACCAGTCCAATTGGAAAATCAGACTTGTTAAAAATTAAAAAAATGACAAGAGGTGAAATTAGAGAAGGTAAGAGATGGCTAGTTGAAGATGGGACTGAGATTTTAAAACATGCAAAATCAAAAAAAGTAGTATTGTTATCTTATGGAGATCCTTACATTGCCACTACACATATAGAATTAAGAACTAGAGCAATTCAAGAAAAAATAAAGACCTATTCAATTCATGCATCATCATCATTAACCTCAATGATAGGAGAATGTGGACTTCATTTTTACAAAGTTGGAAGAATTGCAACAATAATGAGCGAAATGAAATCGCTAACAACTCCATACTATGTAATTTACAAAAACATCATAGAAGGCAATCATACAATATTACTATTAGAGTACAATCAAGACAAAGATTTCTTTATGGACCCAAAAGATGCCTTGGCAGGATTAATAGAAACCGAAAAAGGACAGAAAAGAAATGTGATAAATTTATCAACATATGCAATAGTTGCATCACGAATTGGATTTAAAGATCAATCAATCATATCAGGAAAAATTTCTAGTCTAAAAAAAATAGATTTTGGTAAACCACCACATACAATTATCATAACTGGAAGACTTCATTTTACAGAATCGGATGCGCTAAAAATACTTGGAAGATGTTTAGACGAACCAAAAGATAACTCTGAAGAAACAAAGAAAATTTCAATTCAAATGATGAAAAAGTATGTTCCAATGGTAAGAGAAGCATTAGAAGAAATTACACTGTACTATAAAGATCAGAAAGAATTCAAGGTGATTCTTGAAAATGCTGAATTATACATTCAAGATGCAGAGAAATTTCTCGAAGAAGGTCAAGACGAAGTTGCAATTTTGAGCATAGGATATGCAGATGGTTTAGTGGATGCACTGAGATTGGCAAAAGGCCTAGAACCAAAAATGTGA
- the argC gene encoding N-acetyl-gamma-glutamyl-phosphate reductase, producing the protein MKVGVVGASGYVGGETLRLLVNHPDVEIAMVTSRQHVGEYLHRIQPSLKGFTDLTFSELDYDKMTDKCDIVFTAVPHGTATEIVKALYDRGLKVIDLSADYRLHTATDYDKWYGWEHPHPDYLPKSVFGVPELHRDAIKKAQLVSCPGCMAVTSTLALAPLIRHDLIDTEHIIVDSKIGSSGAGSGSGTAHAMRAGVIRPYKPAKHRHTGEIEQELSEIAGKKIHVSMSPHAVDVVRGILCTNHTFMKKDMDEKELWKIYREAYGQERFVRLIRDKKGLYKFPDPKFVVGSNFCDIGFDIDEENHRLIVMSASDNLMKGAAGSAIQNMNVMCGFDEMDGLRYTPLTPV; encoded by the coding sequence ATGAAAGTTGGTGTTGTAGGAGCATCAGGTTATGTCGGAGGAGAAACACTTCGCCTTTTAGTAAATCATCCAGATGTAGAGATCGCAATGGTCACCTCAAGACAACATGTTGGAGAATATCTTCACAGAATTCAACCTAGTTTGAAAGGATTTACCGATCTAACTTTCTCAGAATTAGATTATGATAAGATGACAGATAAATGCGATATTGTATTTACTGCAGTTCCACATGGAACAGCAACTGAAATTGTAAAAGCATTGTATGATAGAGGTCTCAAAGTCATAGATTTGAGTGCAGATTACAGATTGCATACTGCTACAGATTACGATAAATGGTATGGATGGGAACATCCACATCCAGATTACTTGCCAAAATCAGTATTCGGAGTTCCAGAATTACACAGAGATGCAATCAAAAAAGCACAACTAGTTTCTTGTCCAGGATGTATGGCGGTAACTTCCACACTAGCCCTTGCACCACTTATTCGACATGATTTAATTGATACAGAACATATTATCGTAGATTCAAAGATTGGCTCATCTGGAGCAGGTTCTGGTTCAGGAACTGCTCATGCAATGAGAGCCGGAGTTATCAGACCATACAAACCAGCAAAACACAGACACACTGGAGAAATAGAACAAGAGCTAAGTGAAATTGCAGGTAAAAAAATTCATGTTTCAATGAGTCCACATGCAGTAGATGTAGTTCGTGGAATTTTGTGTACAAATCACACATTCATGAAAAAAGATATGGATGAAAAAGAATTATGGAAGATATATCGTGAAGCTTATGGTCAAGAGAGATTTGTTCGATTAATTAGAGATAAAAAAGGATTGTATAAATTTCCAGATCCAAAATTTGTAGTTGGTTCAAACTTTTGTGATATAGGTTTTGACATAGATGAAGAAAATCATAGATTGATTGTAATGTCAGCATCCGACAACCTAATGAAAGGCGCAGCAGGCTCTGCAATACAAAACATGAATGTGATGTGCGGCTTTGATGAAATGGATGGCTTGAGATATACTCCACTCACTCCAGTATAG
- the lysX gene encoding lysine biosynthesis protein LysX, whose product MSPDITILYDTIRWEEKALLEAGKKKNINIQMVDCKNLALDLDKKPEDYGPVIQRCVSYYRNLHSTAALEGMGVNVINCLNTGIFAGNKLFTHMLLKKYGVPTPYAAVAFSKDAAVEHLESHGYPKVIKPTVGSWGRLISKLNDKDSAEGIIESRESMYPIYQVHYLEEFVNRPPRDIRAIMVGDKIVAAIYRTSGNGNWKTNMALGGTAEPCKVTPEMEEMCIKAKNAVQGDIVGVDLMESEERGLVVHEVNNTTEYKNTVRVCGIDIPSLMIDYVIKNKK is encoded by the coding sequence GTGAGTCCTGACATTACAATTCTTTATGATACCATCCGTTGGGAAGAAAAAGCTCTGCTAGAAGCAGGTAAAAAAAAGAACATCAACATACAGATGGTAGATTGTAAGAATTTAGCTTTGGATTTAGATAAAAAACCAGAAGACTATGGTCCAGTAATTCAAAGGTGTGTTAGTTACTATCGAAATTTACATTCAACTGCCGCACTTGAAGGAATGGGTGTAAATGTTATCAATTGTCTAAATACAGGAATTTTTGCAGGAAATAAATTATTCACACACATGTTATTAAAAAAATATGGAGTTCCAACACCATATGCAGCTGTAGCATTTTCAAAAGATGCCGCAGTAGAACATTTAGAATCACATGGATATCCAAAGGTCATCAAACCAACGGTAGGTAGCTGGGGAAGATTAATTTCGAAATTAAATGATAAAGATTCAGCAGAAGGAATTATTGAAAGTAGAGAGAGTATGTATCCAATATATCAAGTTCATTATTTAGAAGAATTTGTAAATAGACCGCCAAGAGATATTCGAGCCATTATGGTTGGAGATAAGATTGTTGCAGCCATTTATAGAACTTCAGGAAATGGAAATTGGAAAACAAACATGGCACTTGGAGGAACTGCAGAACCATGCAAAGTTACGCCAGAGATGGAAGAGATGTGCATAAAAGCTAAAAACGCAGTTCAAGGCGACATAGTTGGAGTAGATTTGATGGAAAGTGAAGAACGAGGATTAGTAGTTCATGAAGTTAACAATACAACTGAATATAAAAATACGGTAAGAGTATGTGGAATAGACATACCTTCCTTGATGATTGACTACGTAATAAAAAATAAAAAGTGA
- the dnaG gene encoding DNA primase DnaG gives MSNKSGIVKYHVKLSFEVDGLVERADIIGAIFGQTEGLLGPEMNLNELQRVSKVGRIEVNTKSTSNTTNGDALIPMSTDIDTCALIAAGIESIDKVGPFDCVFKLEAIDDVRAAKKDDIVRRAKEIKQRWATKTVSEGESMLKDVHEGDSKRLSTYGPSKLTCSSGVFDSKWIILVEGRADVINLLRAGYDNAIAIEGAKIDESIKELCASKDTIVAFIDGDRAGGFILKELSSVVKIDYELRADTGVEVEELTPQRIDEILRPIADEIKHGKPVAVLKSSDDKPVAEIASRIFPNLNETLEAVALDENEKEIFKVPISEVVSKLSTQSGIKYLLLDGIITQRLLEGAKNAGIQCVIGHRVAKLTNSDGLNLKTFGDLGVA, from the coding sequence TTTGAAGTTGACGGACTTGTTGAACGAGCAGATATAATCGGGGCTATCTTCGGTCAAACCGAAGGACTATTAGGCCCAGAGATGAATCTGAACGAACTACAACGAGTTTCTAAAGTAGGTCGTATAGAAGTAAACACAAAATCTACTTCTAATACTACAAATGGTGATGCTCTTATTCCAATGAGTACTGATATTGATACTTGTGCATTAATTGCAGCAGGAATTGAAAGTATTGATAAAGTTGGTCCATTTGACTGTGTCTTCAAATTAGAAGCAATTGATGATGTGAGAGCAGCAAAGAAAGATGACATCGTAAGACGCGCTAAAGAAATCAAACAACGTTGGGCTACAAAAACAGTTAGTGAAGGAGAAAGTATGCTAAAAGATGTTCATGAAGGTGATTCTAAAAGATTGTCTACATATGGTCCTTCTAAATTAACATGTAGTTCTGGAGTGTTTGATTCTAAATGGATAATTTTAGTTGAAGGTAGAGCTGATGTCATTAACCTTCTAAGAGCTGGATATGATAATGCAATTGCAATCGAAGGTGCAAAAATTGATGAATCAATTAAAGAATTATGTGCTTCAAAAGATACTATAGTTGCATTTATTGATGGAGATCGAGCTGGCGGTTTTATTCTAAAAGAACTTTCATCAGTTGTAAAGATTGACTATGAATTAAGAGCAGATACTGGAGTGGAAGTTGAAGAGCTAACTCCACAAAGAATAGATGAAATTCTAAGACCAATAGCTGATGAAATTAAACATGGAAAACCTGTAGCTGTTTTGAAAAGCTCAGATGATAAACCTGTAGCTGAAATAGCATCTAGAATTTTTCCAAATCTAAATGAGACACTCGAAGCTGTAGCATTAGACGAGAATGAAAAAGAAATTTTCAAAGTTCCAATCAGTGAAGTAGTTAGCAAACTCTCAACACAATCTGGCATCAAATATCTTCTATTGGATGGTATTATCACCCAGAGACTTTTAGAAGGCGCCAAAAACGCTGGAATTCAATGTGTTATTGGACACAGAGTTGCAAAATTAACAAACTCTGATGGACTAAATCTAAAAACATTCGGTGACCTAGGCGTAGCATAG
- a CDS encoding M20/M25/M40 family metallo-hydrolase yields METTFTVTPRFAVKMLEKALRLYTPSLNEKAMAEFLADKCDDLGFEDIHIDEVGNIIAKKGTGSPKILLCGHMDVVPGKVKVRKEGDSLYGRGASDAKAPLMAMLFAAASVQNNNGTVIFVGTVDEEGNATGVKNLVKNHMDIDYAVFGEPSGIKQVTIAYKGRLAINLKVSVNDSAHASAPWLSKNAIEETMIFSKELKKGLEAEQDKKSKGMLLTATLTEINGGTSHNVTPKECVSTFDIRIPVDTNCKIVEQKISVLVNEIAKKRQVEAYYSIIDETEPFEAPHNSAIVRAFTLGVMDVEHTRPTLIRKTGTGDMNVIGNQWSIPVVTYGPGDPHEAHTIDEKVSIDEYLRGIEVLKRMIHHLKRLHDKNMQ; encoded by the coding sequence TTGGAAACAACATTTACAGTAACACCAAGATTTGCAGTAAAGATGCTAGAGAAGGCACTTAGACTGTACACACCATCACTTAACGAAAAAGCAATGGCCGAATTTCTTGCAGATAAATGCGATGATTTAGGATTTGAAGATATCCACATAGATGAGGTAGGAAACATAATTGCAAAAAAAGGTACAGGTTCACCAAAAATATTACTGTGTGGACACATGGATGTGGTTCCAGGAAAAGTCAAAGTTAGAAAAGAAGGAGATTCACTTTATGGTCGTGGTGCTTCAGATGCAAAGGCTCCATTAATGGCAATGTTGTTTGCCGCAGCATCAGTGCAAAACAATAACGGTACTGTGATTTTTGTAGGTACCGTAGACGAAGAAGGAAATGCAACCGGAGTAAAGAACCTAGTAAAAAATCACATGGATATAGATTATGCAGTATTTGGAGAACCAAGTGGAATTAAACAAGTCACTATTGCATACAAAGGAAGATTGGCAATTAATCTCAAAGTAAGTGTTAATGATAGTGCACATGCAAGTGCACCCTGGCTTTCAAAAAATGCAATTGAAGAAACAATGATCTTTTCAAAAGAACTCAAAAAGGGTTTAGAGGCAGAACAAGATAAAAAAAGTAAAGGGATGTTGCTAACTGCAACATTAACTGAAATAAACGGTGGAACTAGCCACAACGTTACACCAAAAGAATGTGTGTCCACTTTTGATATCAGAATTCCAGTAGATACAAATTGTAAGATAGTTGAACAAAAAATTTCTGTACTTGTAAATGAAATAGCAAAAAAAAGACAAGTTGAAGCATATTATTCAATTATTGATGAGACAGAACCTTTTGAGGCGCCTCACAACTCTGCCATAGTCAGAGCATTTACTTTAGGAGTTATGGATGTGGAACATACACGACCAACTTTAATTAGAAAAACCGGAACTGGAGACATGAATGTAATAGGAAACCAATGGAGCATTCCTGTAGTCACATATGGTCCAGGAGATCCACATGAAGCTCACACGATAGACGAAAAAGTATCCATCGACGAATATCTAAGAGGAATTGAAGTTTTAAAGAGAATGATACACCATTTAAAAAGACTACACGATAAAAACATGCAGTAA
- a CDS encoding aspartate aminotransferase family protein — MTEDDFMGGLYQRFPVTIEKGVDAHVWDINGKEYIDCMGGYGVAIVGHQNKRVVNAIKEQVDKIITVHSSLYNKTREEFLKTLISLAPKGLTQVHLNNSGAEAIEAAIKFARKFTGKKGMVAMKGSYHGKSLGALSLTFNPKYKKAFEPLVEKVSFASFGDIESLRSTIDDDTAFVILEPIQGESGINVAPDGFLQEVRKLCNEKGILLIFDEIQAGLGRTGRLWACDHWNTAPDILCLAKGIAGGVPMGATLVRPDILASMSKGEHSSTFGGNPLSCAAGIATLQALTQDNLIENSEKMGKLFREGLEKLKEKHSIIREIRGKGLMIGVELKFEVKDVLMNLMKEGVLMLYSGRNILRILPPLVISKEDIAKVLETLDGVLTIEEQKNNV; from the coding sequence ATGACTGAAGATGACTTTATGGGTGGTTTGTATCAGAGATTTCCAGTTACAATTGAAAAGGGAGTAGACGCTCATGTTTGGGACATTAATGGAAAAGAATACATCGATTGTATGGGAGGATATGGTGTAGCAATTGTTGGACATCAAAATAAAAGAGTTGTAAATGCAATCAAAGAACAAGTAGATAAAATAATCACTGTGCACAGTTCATTGTACAATAAAACAAGAGAAGAGTTTCTCAAAACATTAATCAGTCTTGCACCAAAAGGCTTGACTCAAGTTCATCTAAACAATAGTGGAGCAGAAGCAATTGAAGCTGCAATAAAATTTGCAAGAAAGTTTACAGGTAAAAAAGGAATGGTCGCAATGAAAGGATCGTATCACGGAAAATCACTTGGCGCATTATCATTAACATTTAATCCAAAATACAAAAAAGCATTTGAACCATTAGTCGAAAAAGTTTCTTTCGCATCATTTGGAGATATAGAATCACTCCGCTCTACAATTGATGACGACACAGCATTTGTTATTTTAGAACCAATACAAGGCGAAAGTGGAATCAACGTTGCACCAGATGGGTTTTTACAAGAAGTGAGAAAACTTTGTAATGAAAAAGGAATTCTTCTAATTTTTGACGAAATACAAGCTGGATTAGGTAGAACAGGACGACTTTGGGCATGTGACCATTGGAATACAGCACCAGATATCCTATGTCTGGCAAAAGGAATTGCGGGCGGAGTACCAATGGGTGCAACTCTAGTAAGACCAGACATTCTTGCTTCAATGAGTAAAGGTGAGCACTCTTCAACGTTTGGTGGAAATCCACTTTCTTGTGCTGCAGGAATTGCAACTCTACAAGCGCTTACCCAAGATAATCTCATTGAAAATTCTGAAAAGATGGGAAAATTATTCAGAGAAGGATTAGAGAAATTAAAAGAAAAACACTCCATAATCAGAGAGATAAGAGGAAAAGGATTGATGATAGGAGTTGAATTGAAATTTGAAGTAAAAGATGTTTTGATGAATCTTATGAAAGAAGGGGTTCTTATGCTCTATTCAGGCAGAAATATTCTCAGAATTCTTCCTCCACTTGTAATTTCGAAAGAAGACATAGCGAAAGTCTTAGAAACCCTAGATGGTGTACTAACTATAGAGGAGCAAAAAAACAATGTATAA
- a CDS encoding adenylyltransferase/cytidyltransferase family protein: protein MESIEKIILTQIYLSGITGKSYKDNLKTKKGFTENIINSKIDELVKNKLITEDRNALTELGRSSLRVVLAGGVFDIIHPGHIHTLNAAKVLGDVLIVVVATDNTAIKMKKRQPLHSKEQRQELVNSLSMVDLCLIGQEDDIFKTVNLVKPQIIALGYDQVHQEKFIIEGCKKINLDAKVARLQSPIPESSSSKIQKEYGESIHGI, encoded by the coding sequence TTGGAATCAATAGAAAAAATAATTTTGACTCAGATATACCTATCTGGAATTACTGGCAAATCATACAAAGATAATCTTAAAACAAAAAAAGGATTCACTGAAAATATTATTAATTCAAAAATTGATGAACTTGTAAAAAATAAATTAATTACTGAAGATAGAAATGCTTTAACGGAATTAGGTAGATCTTCACTTAGAGTTGTTTTAGCAGGAGGAGTTTTTGACATAATTCATCCAGGACACATTCATACTCTTAATGCCGCAAAAGTATTGGGTGATGTTTTGATAGTAGTTGTAGCCACGGATAACACTGCAATAAAAATGAAAAAAAGACAGCCATTACACAGTAAAGAACAAAGACAGGAGTTGGTCAATTCACTCTCCATGGTAGATCTTTGTCTTATAGGACAAGAAGATGATATTTTCAAGACTGTAAATCTTGTAAAACCGCAAATAATTGCATTAGGGTATGATCAAGTACATCAAGAGAAATTCATCATAGAAGGATGTAAAAAAATCAATCTCGATGCAAAAGTTGCAAGACTGCAATCACCAATTCCAGAGAGTTCAAGCTCAAAAATTCAAAAAGAATATGGCGAATCTATTCATGGAATTTAG
- a CDS encoding [LysW]-aminoadipate/[LysW]-glutamate kinase, whose protein sequence is MITIKIGGSVVDNLHPSTIADMKKVAETEGLIIVHGGGKEVTKVCEQLGKEPKFVTSPSGIKSRYTDKETAEIFTMVISGRINKTIVQMLQKNGINAIGLSGVDARIIEAERKKTLLIINEKGRKQAIDGGYTGKITKINAKLIKSLLAQGLTPVISPIAISEESEFLNVDGDRAAAYVAGNVGCDKILFITNVDGLLMDDKLVTNLTLAEAKEIRPKIGPGMEKKILAATEALDMGVKEALIGNGQRENPISSAITHDNCTVIKHD, encoded by the coding sequence ATGATCACAATTAAAATCGGCGGAAGTGTAGTAGATAATTTACATCCATCAACTATTGCAGACATGAAAAAAGTTGCAGAGACAGAAGGATTAATCATAGTTCATGGAGGAGGAAAAGAAGTCACAAAAGTTTGCGAACAACTTGGAAAAGAACCTAAATTTGTAACATCGCCTAGCGGAATAAAAAGCAGATACACAGACAAAGAAACAGCTGAGATTTTTACAATGGTGATTTCAGGAAGAATAAACAAGACAATTGTTCAGATGCTTCAAAAAAATGGAATTAATGCAATTGGCTTATCAGGAGTTGATGCAAGAATAATCGAAGCTGAAAGAAAAAAGACATTATTAATTATCAATGAAAAAGGTCGAAAACAGGCAATTGATGGAGGATATACAGGTAAAATTACAAAAATCAATGCGAAACTCATTAAATCACTTTTAGCCCAAGGTCTAACACCGGTAATTTCACCCATTGCAATTAGCGAAGAGTCAGAGTTCCTCAACGTAGACGGCGACAGAGCTGCAGCGTATGTTGCAGGAAATGTAGGTTGCGATAAGATATTATTCATAACAAATGTAGACGGACTCTTAATGGACGATAAACTTGTAACAAATCTAACATTAGCAGAAGCAAAAGAGATTAGACCAAAGATAGGTCCAGGTATGGAAAAAAAGATACTGGCAGCTACTGAAGCTCTAGACATGGGAGTAAAAGAAGCACTCATTGGAAACGGTCAAAGAGAAAATCCTATATCATCGGCCATAACTCACGATAATTGTACGGTGATTAAACATGACTGA
- the lysM gene encoding HTH-type transcriptional regulator LysM, protein MYKDKVDEKIINFLKEDSRESFVDIGKKLKLSESAVRRRVKNLVDSGTIKKFTVEVGEENATSAIVLISVDSTTETSKVSEKLAKLEGVKIVYEITGQYDIITIISATNISEINSSIDALRKIPGVIDTNTVIILRKVT, encoded by the coding sequence ATGTATAAAGACAAAGTAGATGAAAAAATAATTAACTTTCTCAAAGAAGATTCAAGAGAGTCATTTGTAGATATTGGTAAGAAACTAAAATTATCAGAATCTGCAGTTAGAAGACGAGTAAAAAACCTAGTAGATAGTGGAACAATCAAAAAATTCACAGTTGAGGTAGGAGAAGAAAATGCAACAAGTGCTATTGTATTGATATCAGTAGATTCTACAACTGAAACTTCAAAAGTTTCAGAAAAACTTGCAAAACTAGAAGGTGTAAAAATTGTTTATGAAATTACAGGCCAGTACGACATCATCACAATAATTAGTGCAACAAACATCTCGGAGATTAACAGTAGCATAGATGCATTAAGAAAGATTCCTGGAGTAATTGACACCAATACCGTGATTATTTTACGAAAAGTAACATAA
- a CDS encoding LeuA family protein produces the protein MKDPNHYADIYNAYEKNPRKIRVLDSTLREGEQHPGVSFTNKQRIQIAWMLDYFGVDQIEISPVVSTDHKEATKTIIKQGLKADIVSHGRALKEDIDISLSCDAKWCAAYLGISDIHLKDKLRITREEALDRAVETVEYAKSHGLKIRFTVEDGSRAEPEFLLKVCKAIEEAGVDRISLPDTVGIMRPIGMYNFVKTVKEVIDVPLDAHVHNDIGFAVANAFSACDAGVDQIHTTIDGIGERTGIPPLAEVAVALTYLYKSPNDFRLDMLLDLSRLIEDYTSIKPYDSKPIVGSSAYKHKAGTHLAAILRNPAAYEPIPPRAVGNTRRIVFGELAGKTGAAYLMSILGLEKDDEGAKAVATGLKELRMGDLIEIPLADRLEKKIINDK, from the coding sequence ATGAAAGATCCGAATCACTATGCAGACATTTACAATGCATATGAAAAAAATCCAAGGAAGATCAGAGTGTTAGATAGTACTCTAAGAGAAGGAGAACAACACCCTGGAGTCTCATTTACAAACAAACAACGTATACAAATTGCATGGATGCTAGATTATTTTGGAGTAGATCAAATAGAAATTTCTCCAGTTGTTTCAACTGATCACAAAGAAGCAACTAAAACAATTATCAAACAAGGATTAAAAGCAGACATTGTATCACATGGACGAGCTCTCAAAGAAGACATAGACATTTCATTAAGTTGTGATGCAAAGTGGTGTGCTGCCTATCTTGGGATATCAGATATTCATCTTAAAGATAAATTAAGAATAACAAGAGAAGAGGCACTAGACAGAGCAGTTGAAACAGTAGAGTATGCAAAATCACATGGATTAAAAATCAGATTCACTGTAGAGGATGGAAGTAGAGCAGAACCAGAATTTTTACTCAAAGTATGCAAAGCAATCGAAGAAGCAGGAGTAGATAGAATAAGTCTACCAGACACCGTAGGAATTATGAGACCTATTGGCATGTATAATTTTGTTAAAACTGTAAAAGAGGTAATTGATGTCCCGCTTGATGCGCATGTGCATAACGATATTGGATTTGCAGTAGCCAATGCATTTTCTGCATGTGATGCCGGAGTAGATCAGATACACACCACAATTGATGGGATTGGAGAAAGAACTGGAATTCCACCTCTTGCCGAAGTTGCAGTTGCATTGACTTATCTTTACAAATCACCAAATGATTTCAGATTAGACATGCTGTTAGATTTATCAAGATTGATTGAAGATTACACTTCGATTAAACCATATGATTCAAAACCAATAGTAGGCTCTTCAGCTTACAAACACAAAGCAGGTACACATCTTGCTGCGATTCTACGAAATCCTGCAGCATACGAGCCAATCCCACCTAGAGCCGTTGGAAATACTCGAAGAATTGTATTTGGGGAATTAGCTGGAAAAACTGGAGCTGCCTATTTGATGTCTATTTTAGGCCTTGAAAAAGATGATGAAGGAGCCAAAGCAGTGGCAACAGGTCTAAAAGAACTCAGAATGGGTGATTTAATCGAGATTCCACTAGCAGATAGACTCGAAAAAAAGATAATTAATGATAAATAA
- a CDS encoding DUF120 domain-containing protein, with protein sequence MTELKIQHILTLTYLLSKGAKNNFVTITTDSLGKNIKKSQQAASKHLLELEDNQFIERIINGRNISVKITSKGFSEMVKLSTALQKSLNSSPSSVELKGTLVSGMGEGAYYMSLKGYTKQFKSKIGYIPYPGTLNVKLNKKVHQEAIKQFESLDGIKIDSFSDGKRTYGWVNCFHAKINQSINCELIILERTHHDDSIIELISDVCIRKTGKLEDGSPVTVSIPINS encoded by the coding sequence ATGACTGAACTAAAAATTCAGCACATACTCACCCTCACTTATCTTCTTTCCAAAGGTGCAAAGAATAATTTTGTTACAATTACTACTGATTCATTAGGTAAAAATATAAAAAAATCACAACAGGCTGCATCAAAACATTTACTTGAACTAGAAGATAATCAATTCATTGAAAGAATAATTAATGGTAGAAATATTTCTGTAAAAATTACTTCAAAGGGGTTTTCTGAAATGGTAAAACTATCTACTGCACTCCAAAAAAGTCTTAATTCATCGCCATCATCTGTTGAACTAAAAGGAACTCTAGTTTCTGGAATGGGTGAAGGAGCATATTACATGTCTCTAAAAGGATACACAAAACAATTCAAATCTAAAATTGGTTACATTCCATATCCTGGAACTCTTAATGTGAAATTGAATAAAAAAGTTCATCAAGAAGCTATAAAACAATTTGAAAGTCTCGATGGAATTAAAATTGATAGTTTTTCAGATGGGAAAAGAACCTATGGATGGGTTAATTGCTTTCATGCAAAAATTAATCAATCTATTAACTGTGAATTGATAATTCTTGAAAGAACACATCATGATGATTCTATAATTGAATTAATTTCTGATGTATGTATTAGAAAAACTGGAAAACTTGAAGATGGTTCACCAGTTACAGTAAGCATTCCAATTAATTCATAA